Below is a window of Humulus lupulus chromosome 2, drHumLupu1.1, whole genome shotgun sequence DNA.
CATGTATGACATTCTCGGCCACCCTAGGCGAGTACTGCAATACCAGtcaatttatattttattacattACTTGATTTTTACTTGATGAGTGAGAGCATGATTGAATTGGTCAACTTCTTCTGCATTTGAGTTTTCTTTAACTTCTTTCTGGTTTTTTAACTTCATTTTCCACTTTTTGTAAAGTTATGTTGCtttcttttgtattattttactaaatatattgattttcGTTTTTTTGGTGTTATCTGGCGACAATCGAGGCTGTCCGGGTACCATTTATGTGATTGTCGCTCCTTTTTCTTTTTGGGGTGCCTTTTTGGTTCCTTGaaaattaattttgtttttggCAATTTGGGTTTTACAGACAGccaagtctctctctctctctcctcttggACTTACAACATTAACTCTTAGCTACTATCTTTAAGTCTCCCTCTCTCTCATTCACCCACACACACTCTCTGGTTAGGTTTTTGGGTTGTGGAATTTTTGTCTGAATTGGGCAGTTATGGTTCGTAAACATGGATGGCAGCTACCTGCTCACACCTTTCAGGTAATTTCCTACATGGTAGTTTCTTCATaatattcttttttcttttttgggattttcctttttctctctAGGGTTGAAAAATAGATTAGGGATTGATTAATAAAAAGGAATCATACTTACTTTTCTGAGCGCTGAAAGTTGAGATGATCCAAGTTTGTATATgggtttttgtttttattttgtgttcAGTGCTCAATTCGTGCTGAAAGTtttcttgtaattttttgtttgttttatcattaaattatatatttatttctgGATTTGATGTAGTTAACTCAACTTGACTGTACCCCTCCTGTAACTTTTGGTATTTGAACATTCCTACACTCAGACATTTCATGTGTGAAGAATACTAGTGTTTAATGTAGAACACTAAGAAGCTTCCTTTTGGCGGTTTTGGGTGTCATTTAGATATGTAATGTTAGTTTACTCTTATTAGCTGAAGCAGCCAACAAAATTTCACGTCTACtataatgagttttttttttgttggctgAAAATTAATATTCACTATTCAATTATCATTTTCTTCAACTTCTATTTTGCTTTGTTGTTAGTGTACATTAAAAATGTATAACTTTTACCTTGCATTTGGCCTGGAATTTTTGTCAGAAATATCTATCAGTGTGCTATGATGATTATTTAGCATCTAAGGTCTTCGTAGTTTATACTTAAGTTTTCTGTTTTGTTGTATACAGAATTATATCCTCAAACATGGTTTGCACTTGTGTAGGTTGTTGCAATCACTGTATTCTGCTTGTTAGTGGTTGCATTCTATGCTTTCTTCGCTCCTTTCCTTGGAGGCCGCATCTGGGAGTATGTTTTGATTGGGATCTACTCTCCTGTGGTATGTGAGTTTATTAATACTATAATAATTTCCCGGGATGtaagattttttttatgatgTTAAAATATAGCTGGAAAATGTCTTTGGAGAACTTTCATCAGcttctgtttaattttttttttatatgatccCTGTAAAGCATTCAATTTGGTGTATAACCTTAGTCTATGATTCCGTTAAGTGCATGTTCTTGAATCCACAGATAAAATATAAAGTAGGCAGGTTTGATCTTTCATTTatatgtgtttattttcatgagaTTGTCATTGCAGGCGCTCCTTGTTTTCATTCTGTATGTTCGGTGTACGGCAATAAACCCTGCAGACCCTAGCATTATGTCTAATTGGGATAGTAGAATGATAAACAAATTGAACACTGATCATGGGCTACCAGGGAAAGACCTGCCTAGAAAATTTGATGGAATTGCCACTGGGGAGCATTCTTCCCCGTCATTGGCTTCTCGAAGTTCTATAGGAGGGGATAACTCCAGTAAGAAAGGTTCATTTGGAGAACTTGGGAGTGTAGATATTCATGTGGAAGCTACAAAGAGAACGCCCTATTGCATTGGTGGAGGAATCCTCTGTGCAGTGTTTGTTCATGAAGATTGCCGAAAACAATATGAGGCTACTGAGCAGCATGGGGGTGAAGAAGCTTTGTTCTGCACACTCTGCAATGCTCAGGTACTAAGGCGTTTTGACCAGTATGTTGGGTACATCATCAATACAGATATCCTTCAATCATTGGAGATTTTTGTGTGTGTATAAGCTGTATAGCCTATTCCAATTATGTGGACATTTTGAAGCTGTGTGAAACTATATCCATCTTGTTCTTCCTTCTAGTAGAAAGCTTTTCATTCACTTTATCAAAATTGAATTATATTTGTGGACCGGAGAGAATTGTTTGTTTATGAATACTTTGAATTCCATGCTCCACTCTACTTGGTTGTCAATTTCTGTGTCATGCTTCCCAGCAGGTTCAATTATGCTGGTTGGTTAGGGAGTCTCTCTTTTATTAGTGCTTGCATTTAGCTTGTCCTTATTATCTTGTGTTTTGGTTCTATAATGTAGTCCTAGCCATTTATAATGTCAAGCTAGTACTAACCACCCTTTATACTATGGTGAATGATCTGTAGAGTTATTCTGCTTTCCTATATATATGGCTGTGACATTGGTGAGATGATCAGTTGCCAAAACACTTGCTTATATTTCAAAAGTATTAAGTATTTAGATTTCTGAAGGATGTAAtgattcctttttttttttcctgtaAGCATGAATGCTTCTCATGTTGCAGGTCTGCAAATTCAGCAAACACTGTAGAAGTTGTGATAAGTGTGTGGATGGTTTTGATCACCATTGCCGGGTATATCTTACAAGCATATGTCTCAAAGTTCCCAGCTAATTTGGAATTTTCATTGATATATTCCTTATTTAGAAAGTAACTTCCTTAATATATTACATGGTTGCAGTGGCTTAACAATTGTGTGGGGCGCAAGAATTATGCAACTTTTATCTGTCTCATGGCCATTAGTCTTGCTTGGGTATGTTTTGCATCTCACTTATTTCCTACatcataatttttttgtttactAATGCTGCTCTTGGCTTGCCATTCAGCTTGTTATTGAAGCTGGAGTTGGAATTGCTGTCTTGGTGCTTTGCTTTGTTAATAAGAAAAATATGGAGACTGAAATTATTGAGAGACTTGGAAATGGCTTCACTCGTCCCCCATTTGCAACAGTTGTGGTACTTGTTGCATTTAATGCGCTTTATTAGTGAAGCTGACAATTCATTTTCCAATATTACTTTCACAAGAATGTTCTTTAAAGTTGTGCCTCATTATCTGTAGGCTGTATGTACTGCAGTTTCCATGCTTGCGTGCATACCTTTGGGTGAACTTTTCTTCTTCCACATGATACTGATACGCAAGGTCAGTGGCTGATAAACTTAAATCTgaaaatttctaattaattagtgaCAGGTGGAGTAGCATTTCTAAATAGTATCCAACCACATCTCCTTCTATGGTTCTAAGCTATCAAGCTCATTCCATCTAACTTCCCTTGTGACTAGCCATATTTCTACTGAAATTGAAATTAATTTATCCTAGAAATTCTTCTTGGATGATTGATGTGAATTCATTTCTTCTCAATTTCATGTTGAATTAGGGTATTACAACATATGAATATGTTGTGGCAATGAGAGCCATGAGTGAGACACCTGGTGCAGCAAATATCGACGAGGAATTTGCAAATATTCTGTACTCTCCTACAGGTTCTGCCACTACGGGTTTGAGTGGTGGGAGTTCTTTGAGTCTGCACTACAAGGGGGCATTTTGTACCCCTCCTAGGGTATTTGTGGATTATCAGGTAATCTTAGAGTATGATTGTTCCTCTCAGGAAAATGCCTGAACAATCAATTTCTCTATAACTCAAATGTTTTTGGCTTTGATGCAATTACTTTCCACAATCACATTTATTTAGCATCTAGATGTATGGTAACATCTTTGCTTTTGCTTGACTTTGTAAGTTTTTGTCTAGCTGTAGAATTCATATTTTAATAAGATCAGACCATCTCATATAGGCTCTGTTATTTTATAATCAAATGACTTGAAAATGATTCTTCATATAATCTTCTCTTTAAGTCTCACTCAACTTAATTGGACTTGGAACTGTTAATATCTATTTTAGAAAAGTAGTAGCCATTTCTCTATGATACCATTGTTATCTGGTAATTTAAATCAGTAACAAAAGTTAGGATGGATTGTTTGCCTAATACTCAATTCAGTTGGGCTTGGAACTGTTATTATCTATTTCAGAAAAATAGTAGTATTTTTCATCTGTCTGTAATGTATATGTTTCCCATTATCTATTTTACCTGGTCCACCCGTATAGCTTCCTAATATTATTTTTATCAAGAACATAGACGTGTAAATGGTTACAAAAGGGCCTGCCATGGAGATATGTTGATAATTGCATTTATTGTTtctaatttaatttgaatttttagaaaatttcaaaGCCGATTGACAGCAACTACTTTCATATATTCTTGCATTAGGATGAAGTCGTGCCCCAGTTGGAGCCAGGAATGATACCATCAACAGTTGATCCAGATGCAACTGGAATTGCAGAAAGGGAGCAGAGGGTTCCCAAAAAGCCTGTTCGTATCAGTGCGTGGGACCTTGCAAAGTTAGATAGAAATGAGGCCAAGAGAGCCGCAGCAAAGGCCAGAGCATCATCTTCTGTTTTGCGGCCAGTGGATAGTCGTCAGCAACCTGAACCTGAATACAGCTCCAGCGGCAACATGAGTGTTAGGAGTAGTGTAAGCACTGATACAGGGGCAAATAAAGAGATAAAAGGTGACCTCAGGTTATCTCCATTGGGGAATTCTTTTGCTCCGAGTCAAGGTAGCCGGGATGAGTATGAAACTGGTACTCAAAGCATGAGTAGCTTCAGCAGTCCAAGCCATGTCCATGAAGCAGTCACTCTTAGCCCTCTTCCACAGCGTCCTGGTTTGGGTCGATCTGTTGCAGTGCCTTCCATACCTGGCTTGATTCCTGATCGTTCTTTAATTTCAAAGGCAATTTTTCCAAATGTTAAACTGCAAACATCTCAACCTCTTGGATTTGATGAGAAGATGATGCAAAAAGGTAGTAGTAGTGATCCACTATTGCTTTCGGCACCAGCTACATCTCTTCTCCGAGATGTTAGAAGGACATCTGTTGTTTGGGACCAAGAAGCAGGGAGATATGTCTCAGTTCCTTTATCAGCTTCAGATGCTCGGACCAGACCATCCTTGCAAATAGGAGTCACCAACTCTAATTCTGAAGCTAGCAGTTATAGCAGAAAGCCAGTTGTTCCGCCGCAAGAGTCTACGTCCTCTGCAGTAAAGCCTCCATTACAAGCAACAGAGAAACTAATGTACACAGGAGACTCCATATTCTTCGGGGGTCCACTCTTGAGTGTCCCATTCAGGGATGGTCCTAAAAATGAAAAGGGGCCTGGCTCAAGAGAAGGACAAGAAAGGGTGGCAATGAACTTGTTCCATGAGTCTAGACTCAAACGGGATTCCAACTCAAACCAACTTCCGGTGTTTGTCCCGGGGGGATTTAGCCATAACTCCTTATCTGGGTCTGGGTTAAAATAGCTTTTAAGCTTATGATTTGAAATGCCAAGGTGCAAACCGAAATGCTCTCATTTGTTCCTTCTCTGCAACGTTGATCAGGGAAGAGGGCCATCGAAGTTGAAGAAACCGTATCAGAAATGCTCTCTATTCATGAAAATTTGCCTTCTGAAGCTGTTGCAAAGAACACAGCCTCATGCTGTTCCAGCAGTTTTATTTTTGTTGTAATCAATCTCTGACTGGTCAATGATGGCTTTTGGGGAACTTTGTGAATGATGAGGTAACATTGTATTGTTTATAATTGAATTGTAGCCAAAAGTCTAGTGTTATTTTTTGTAGGCGGTTCACTGTATTTTGGTTTATGTAGAGACAGTTTCCCTGGAAACATAACGCAAGACCaacattttataattttttttttcttttccttttttttttgggaGGAATTTAGAAATGTTTTATGATGTGCGATGTTTGCGTAATGTGAAAATTTATGACGCTTCGTTGTTGTAATGTTAGAGTTACGAAGCTACACTTGTTTTTTGATAACAATATGAAAAAACGGAAATGGTCTAAGAGCATCTCATCAAACTTGAAAATAGTTTTCTAGAGAAGGATGTTAAGAGGAATAGTCATGCAAAGTTATATTTATTTGCCTAAATAAATAGTACTTTTTCTTCTACATAAGGAAATACTATTTATcaaagctataaatattttattaatttttttataaatttttgtatatatataggtgtgatactattatatttaattattttatttcttaaaataaataaaatattttttaaaaatataatatttaaatgatattgagaaaaaaataaaaaagttgatgtatgatataatgtaaaaattttggtaaattataaaaaaaaatgttttggtggtgtattttgtaatacactttctctataatatttagctaaaactcataaaacatcttccatcagtttctttatacatatatttataatagctatgcgcAAATTCtaattaatccatatctacatttacatatcctttatatagtattttaatattattatttttctttataagctttctctctcccagttagtatatatatttattatttcttttttctttttcaattattttattttactttaataaataaaatatgtttaaagatataatatttaaatgatgtagagaaatatataaagaagctgatgtatggtataatgtaaaacatagaggtaaaatagaaaaatgtatgTTTTGGAGAGGTATTTTAAATGATGGAGTAGAATATCCATTGAGAGTGCTCTTAAATTACGTTTCATTCATGTTTCATAAACTATCTTTATTTTAAAGGTTATCTGTAAATATTTTAAagattatttaaaatttactATTTCTTCTCTACATTTAGAAAGGAATAGAGCCTCctccaaaaaatttaattaatattttattatttttatttttccttaattaatatttttgtattttttatttaaataaataaataatatttaaatggtGTTAAGATTAATATAAAGAAGCTCATGTATAGAATGATGTAAAATAAAAATAGGATTTTGATGATGTATTTTGAAAGATAAATTAAAGAGAGTAGTGTAAGTTTTGTAATAGTGATAGTTATGGTATATAATAGTAATATAGATTCGCTTAGAGTATCTTCATTtctgatttaaaataaaatattttcatgatAAAAATGGTGACtcactaattttaaacaaaagTATATGGTTTGAAATGGTAAATTTATTTTGATGCATGGTACACAATGAGAACTTTCTTTCTCCTATAAAAGCTTCTCTTTTGTTCTAAACAATGATATATTCACTCAAAATTTACTCCAATTTTTAACACCTTAGTATATCTTTTtctactgttttttttttaaatgagaatGTTAATACTTGCATGTGAGTGAATGAGttaaaaataaaagggaaacTTCACGAAACTAATGGAGAaaaatttatttacaattatATTGAATACCTAAACAAGTTTAGCAACTTTTTCtacttttttttctctcttcgaTTCTTCACATTGTTTCTAACTAGTCCAAATGACAACCACTGTGTCACTAACCACCACACACGCCAACTAGAAGGGATGAGTAGTTGTTGACAACCTTGTTGCCTACAGCTACCACACACACCTATCAAAGTCACTAGAGGTGATTTTGACTGCATTTTTTTTGGCTAACTTCGGCCACTTCAAGGTTTAGGGTGGTACCATTGGAACAAGCTCTTCGAGGAGAACAAAACCTACCCTCGTATTCTCCCTATATTGTTGCCATTTTTTTTATGAGTTTCTGCGTATATCCACCATTTTATAAGCTTTTTATAGCAATACCACCAGATGTTTAGGCTCAAAAGTGGTGTCATTGCTACCTACTCTTCCAAAAAGTCATTTTGGTTTATAACAAGCATAGGTTTCTTACTATCACTGAAGAAGATGATTTGAATGGGTTGTGTAATGtactcctaatccaggaccattacattgtgtactttaaatagtgtcagacttgctaatcaagtcccttggttataaacgtacaactaaggttagtgacaagggttagagttaaaaattttggtcaaaggaaaacATTGactttttcatttaaaagtttactatatacatgggatcccaaaaataaataaatagacgTTTAAAAGGGTTATATACAAGTCCAAAATACAAGCCAAACTGACATAGGCGACAAAATAAGGGATATAACCGTAGTTCCTCAAAGATATCCccgaccatggtggtcgagcagccgcatatgtacacgccaccaccgaagctctccaactcatgttggtccagcttccctttccccttacctgcaccacatagcactcgtgagccaaggctcagcaaaaaaactataaatgtaataccctactacctagggaccgttacgctgtgtattttaaacagtgttaaactcgctaaccgagtcatttggccataattgtgtaactaagtatgattaacaatctagggttaaaaaatttggtcaaagatacaacatttcactaaaacgtttactgtatacattgagatcccaaaatacattttaaaggttaattacaataaaagatttacaactagccgacctaagcggaaaaatagggtttaaccctagttcttctttaagccttcggctgtggtggtcgagcagccgcatatgtacacatcgtcacctaagctctccaactcacggatggtccaactttcttttacctttacctacaccacatagcactcgtgagccgaggctcagcaagaaaactcaaacatgctaaTAAGTAgacaataacatgtcaccaaatcataataagcatgcctagtaataataaccctattcacgcatgcaagAAGGTACACATAAATGATTGTGGAGTcatgcgctctgagtagatgactaataagtctcactCTTTGAGGTAGACAACTAacaagtctctctgaggtagacgactaataagtcactctctggatagatggctaataagtcacTCTTTGGGGTGTCACGCCCCAAGCCATCTGACGTTTCGGTCACCTAAGCCTTTTTGGCTCTGACtgtaagtaactagccattagactagaccagcgctttagttttcttcaaccaataggtcggtcaagcatttaattctcatgttgattagatctaatcattttggcctgcgttaaacacgctaataccgctCTTGTcacataagtcaataccatacgaccagtgctcagtactaccgctgatcttgactgataagtcacagcttcacgaccaatactaaacaccaatgtcgttccctgactaataagtctgtGCCACTCTCAAGTAAGCCATTCTGCCAGACATATgtaatgaaatcaatgtccatttATAGAGCACTTAACATTCCTCATCAACATTCACCAGCATACTTATATTCATGCACATTCAAACATCCAGATATAAGACATTTAGCATGGTTaaccaataatcacaagcataatcatagtcatgcacaattacagagactcaagctctggtcaattccatattcaacatttatGCCATGCCATATCcacatgtatcatatgcatcacatgcatcacatactgggtgcagatttcttacctTAGACTTAAGcgtaaaatatatgaaaaatgaCCCCTTGATAATGATCCcgtccttaggcccttagcggtcacctaatcataaccaaatatgaaatctcatcaataaaatgagtaataaaaggttcatggattAAAACccagctctcgggacctcgaatcctactaaaacggttagcaGATTCGATCAcgagccttgagaattggaaACCCACGCTTAAAACCCATTAAAACCCAACCTGGCACAAGGAAGACAGGTGGGCCACGACCTGGCCTCAAGGGccacggcgcgcccccaagtcaaagaGGTCCCCTGCCTGGGTGTCaagggcaggccgcgacttgaccctgtgggtcgcggcgcacctgcttgacagagcccaggggaggctctggaacacattcaagtcgcgacttgcttgAACTCGGTCGTGACTTGACCCCACGAATGCAGCTCCCCTGCATAATTCTCAATTCACACTTAGCCAAACGTTCATCAAACCAATCCCTAAATCACCATcaatcatcaccacaacattaccaccattcaaacaacaaaacccaagctttataccACTTGAAACATCACCAAATACACAATTCCAAATCAAACTATCAAGCTTAAACATAACCTTAAAACAGAGTACAAACTCAGAAATTTCAagctaaaaaccttacctcaattacgAATTGAACCCCCTTCAGCTGCTGATCACTAGCCTAAACTCTCAAGATTTAATCCTTAAGCCTCAAACCTCTTGCTTGATTCAAAATCCCAACCGAGAGAGAAGAGGAaataatagagagagagagaaagagaacccTCAGTTTTTCAGACTTAAACCCTCTACAGTCTTCTAACCTTAAGCATATCCAATGctcaaaatgacaaaaatgcccctagggccaaattAAAATCTTcaaagccaccaagggcaaacagtcatttcccacctatcccgttaatcataattaacgtcatccaattctcgttattcccaatattctcaataattattaaatcataccccattactcgctcattcctggtaatgtactaaacaccaatttacccccaggttcaccccgagcccgataattaaccccattatgaccaaaccgctaacttgcatcctaggatcgtctcatgccgaatagctcaaccatatccacataataatgtggtctcacccaaatatcacatatatgcacataaatatacaattatgctctcaatggccaaaattacaaaaatacccttctaataagaagtgggcccacatgcatgcaaatattattatataataatataattcacataatcatgcatataatcacataatcacatattaaatcaattatggccctcccgaccccttaatcaaggccttaagccttattaggaaatttaggacgttacaataaACAAGTGCATGAACTAATAAATACATATTACAAATGCATATatagcatgcccaacagtaataacttactcatgcatgcatacaattacaaataaatgattataggaaCATTATGGGGCCCGCTGCCTTGAAtaaatgaccatagagtcaatttGGGGCCCTATGCTCtagctaagtgaccatagagtcacccggggcccttttccctagctctgagtaactagtcatagagctagccaagcgctttgttctttccaaatgaccatagggtcggtcagcgtaatagtacgtccctgtaatgccctagatagccaataccattacattgtgtatatTAAATAGTGATGCCCTATGCTCtagctaagtgaccatagagtcacccggggCACTtttccctagctctgagtaactagtcatagagctagccaagcgctttgttctTTCCAAAAGACCATACGCccctgtaatgccctagatagccaataccattacattgtgtatatTAAATAGTGATGgacttgataatcaagtattttggacataaacgtgttactaaggtcAATTaacgggttagggttaaaagattatgataataaaatagttgtttttcattaaaaagtaagagtttgtacacgggatcccaaaaaggtgtTTACAAGGCAATTACAACCCTTTAAATAATTACAACTGAAGCctgcctaagtggaaaaatacaatttggctctagtccctatcaatccctcggtcgtggtggtcgagcagttgcTGATGTACACattgcccctaaagctctccaactcacgggtGGTCCAGCTTTccatttcccttacctacaccacatagcacccgtgagccaagactcaacaagaaaacgtAATACACAATCACAAatgaacaacaatatatatatatatacagcaAACTCAAATCGATCAATTTAATGACAACAAAACATAAGCAATAAGCTAGGCAACGATAAACAGTTTATTCCAACACTTAATTCAATCTCAACattcaatacagttagttaagtgaaAAATGGCACTTCTGTTTATTCAGAGTCGTTCAGGtccggtgcccttaggccgagccatctggttatttagctgaccccgatACACTTAGGCTAGGCTGCGTTCTGCACGCTTAACATCAACCCTGGCTCCCTTAGG
It encodes the following:
- the LOC133818263 gene encoding probable protein S-acyltransferase 19 isoform X1, encoding MVRKHGWQLPAHTFQVVAITVFCLLVVAFYAFFAPFLGGRIWEYVLIGIYSPVALLVFILYVRCTAINPADPSIMSNWDSRMINKLNTDHGLPGKDLPRKFDGIATGEHSSPSLASRSSIGGDNSSKKGSFGELGSVDIHVEATKRTPYCIGGGILCAVFVHEDCRKQYEATEQHGGEEALFCTLCNAQVCKFSKHCRSCDKCVDGFDHHCRWLNNCVGRKNYATFICLMAISLAWLVIEAGVGIAVLVLCFVNKKNMETEIIERLGNGFTRPPFATVVAVCTAVSMLACIPLGELFFFHMILIRKGITTYEYVVAMRAMSETPGAANIDEEFANILYSPTGSATTGLSGGSSLSLHYKGAFCTPPRVFVDYQDEVVPQLEPGMIPSTVDPDATGIAEREQRVPKKPVRISAWDLAKLDRNEAKRAAAKARASSSVLRPVDSRQQPEPEYSSSGNMSVRSSVSTDTGANKEIKGDLRLSPLGNSFAPSQGSRDEYETGTQSMSSFSSPSHVHEAVTLSPLPQRPGLGRSVAVPSIPGLIPDRSLISKAIFPNVKLQTSQPLGFDEKMMQKGSSSDPLLLSAPATSLLRDVRRTSVVWDQEAGRYVSVPLSASDARTRPSLQIGVTNSNSEASSYSRKPVVPPQESTSSAVKPPLQATEKLMYTGDSIFFGGPLLSVPFRDGPKNEKGPGSREGQERVAMNLFHESRLKRDSNSNQLPVFVPGGFSHNSLSGSGLK
- the LOC133818263 gene encoding probable protein S-acyltransferase 19 isoform X2, whose product is MSNWDSRMINKLNTDHGLPGKDLPRKFDGIATGEHSSPSLASRSSIGGDNSSKKGSFGELGSVDIHVEATKRTPYCIGGGILCAVFVHEDCRKQYEATEQHGGEEALFCTLCNAQVCKFSKHCRSCDKCVDGFDHHCRWLNNCVGRKNYATFICLMAISLAWLVIEAGVGIAVLVLCFVNKKNMETEIIERLGNGFTRPPFATVVAVCTAVSMLACIPLGELFFFHMILIRKGITTYEYVVAMRAMSETPGAANIDEEFANILYSPTGSATTGLSGGSSLSLHYKGAFCTPPRVFVDYQDEVVPQLEPGMIPSTVDPDATGIAEREQRVPKKPVRISAWDLAKLDRNEAKRAAAKARASSSVLRPVDSRQQPEPEYSSSGNMSVRSSVSTDTGANKEIKGDLRLSPLGNSFAPSQGSRDEYETGTQSMSSFSSPSHVHEAVTLSPLPQRPGLGRSVAVPSIPGLIPDRSLISKAIFPNVKLQTSQPLGFDEKMMQKGSSSDPLLLSAPATSLLRDVRRTSVVWDQEAGRYVSVPLSASDARTRPSLQIGVTNSNSEASSYSRKPVVPPQESTSSAVKPPLQATEKLMYTGDSIFFGGPLLSVPFRDGPKNEKGPGSREGQERVAMNLFHESRLKRDSNSNQLPVFVPGGFSHNSLSGSGLK